Proteins from a genomic interval of Psychrobacter fulvigenes:
- a CDS encoding thiazole synthase codes for MSQALSQTTTESLALPQDTFTVGSRTFSSRLLVGTGKYKDMNETGAAIAASEAEIVTVAIRRTNIGQNSNEPNLLDVISPDKYTILPNTAGCFDAETAVRTCKLARELLGGHNLVKLEVLGDEKTLYPNVMETLKAAQVLVDDGFEVMVYTSDDPIVAQELESMGCVAIMPLGSLIGSGLGLLNRHTLSLIIENAKVPVLVDAGVGTASDAAIAMELGCDGVLMNSAIANAQNPVLMAQAMKHAIWAGREAFLAGRMPMRKMAAASSPQTGYFFQ; via the coding sequence ATGTCACAAGCTCTATCCCAAACTACTACTGAAAGCCTAGCACTTCCTCAAGATACCTTTACGGTGGGTAGTCGCACATTTTCGTCACGTTTACTGGTAGGTACTGGTAAGTATAAAGACATGAATGAAACTGGTGCTGCCATTGCCGCTTCAGAGGCAGAGATTGTGACGGTTGCCATTCGTCGTACTAATATTGGTCAAAACAGTAATGAGCCAAATTTACTGGATGTGATTTCACCTGATAAATATACCATTTTACCCAATACTGCGGGTTGTTTTGATGCCGAAACAGCGGTTCGTACTTGTAAGCTTGCTCGCGAGCTATTAGGCGGGCATAATCTAGTCAAGCTTGAAGTATTGGGTGATGAAAAAACCCTCTACCCTAATGTAATGGAAACATTAAAAGCGGCACAAGTACTGGTTGATGATGGTTTTGAGGTGATGGTATATACTTCAGATGACCCTATCGTTGCACAAGAGCTTGAGAGCATGGGCTGCGTCGCCATTATGCCTCTTGGCAGCCTTATCGGCTCTGGCCTTGGGCTGCTCAATCGTCATACCTTAAGCCTCATCATCGAAAACGCCAAAGTACCTGTGTTAGTGGATGCAGGCGTTGGCACAGCATCCGATGCGGCGATCGCGATGGAGCTTGGCTGCGATGGCGTACTGATGAACTCAGCCATTGCCAATGCACAAAATCCAGTGCTGATGGCACAAGCAATGAAACATGCCATTTGGGCAGGTCGTGAGGCGTTTTTGGCAGGCCGTATGCCGATGCGCAAGATGGCAGCTGCCAGCTCACCGCAGACTGGCTACTTTTTTCAGTAG